A genome region from Triticum aestivum cultivar Chinese Spring chromosome 2B, IWGSC CS RefSeq v2.1, whole genome shotgun sequence includes the following:
- the LOC123041626 gene encoding uncharacterized protein, whose protein sequence is MASSSEKAPSPAAADLPERGKITVASGKPKKKTRRMTQEEIDSCIRYKGVRIPVDSVRKASKLRLALTNLDDLGSLPVSPDELDDYVTNMIREVNAIEDDFQKERDEIAKEYYAKGYVEREVSDDDEAGGSNPRVEMGSPSPISGSTVTVSKLN, encoded by the coding sequence ATGGCGAGTTCGTCGGAGAAGGCGCCTTCCCCTGCAGCGGCGGATCTGCCGGAGCGAGGTAAGATTACGGTGGCCAGCGGCAAACCAAAGAAGAAGACGAGGAGGATGACGCAGGAGGAGATCGACAGCTGCATCCGGTACAAGGGCGTGCGCATCCCCGTCGACTCCGTCCGCAAGGCGAGCAAGCTGAGGCTGGCCCTCACCAACCTCGACGACCTCGGCAGCCTCCCGGTGTCCCCGGACGAGCTGGATGACTACGTCACCAACATGATCCGGGAGGTGAACGCGATCGAGGATGACTTCCAGAAAGAGAGAGACGAGATCGCGAAGGAGTACTACGCAAAGGGCTACGTCGAGCGCGaggtcagcgacgacgacgaagcAGGAGGCAGCAACCCCCGTGTGGAGATGGGCTCGCCCTCGCCCATTTCCGGAAGCACCGTAACCGTAAGCAAGCTCAACTGA